From one Triticum aestivum cultivar Chinese Spring chromosome 4B, IWGSC CS RefSeq v2.1, whole genome shotgun sequence genomic stretch:
- the LOC123092379 gene encoding uncharacterized protein, with amino-acid sequence MGLPARLIRGWCGLAVLCLRLCASSCNPDVAPIEPLPARSLQCFEDGQVYGCCEGALRLDPSGVMGVPLGAVDYYCGGACVVETEDVLNCVASALDGFSFHNGASVEGARYALRRGCSHTIKRGDFNALEPPMSDYPDIYGDYRGHACRATPPRSINLLAFLAGAWLLLIQGR; translated from the exons ATGGGCCTCCCCGCTCGACTCATCCGCGGCTGGTGCGGCTTGGCAGTCCTTTGCCTGCGCCTGTGCGCATCATCCTGCAACCCAG ACGTTGCGCCGATAGAGCCTCTGCCCGCGAGGTCGCTGCAGTGCTTCGAGGACGGCCAG GTGTACGGGTGCTGCGAGGGCGCGCTCCGGCTGGACCCGTCGGGGGTGATGGGCGTGCCGCTGGGGGCGGTGGACTACTACTGCGGCGGGGCGTGCGTGGTGGAGACGGAGGACGTGCTCAACTGCGTGGCCAGCGCGCTGGACGGCTTCAGCTTCCACAACGGCGCCTCCGTGGAGGGCGCGCGCTACGCCCTCAGGAGGGGGTGCAGCCACACCATCAAGAGAGGGGACTTCAACGCTTTGGAGCCACCCATGAGCGACTACCCGGACATCTACGGTGACTACCGCGGCCATGCCTGCAGGGCTACGCCTCCTCGCAGCATCAACTTGCTCGCGTTTCTCGCTGGCGCCTGGCTGCTGCTCATTCAGGGTCGCTGA
- the LOC123092378 gene encoding protein SHORT ROOT IN SALT MEDIUM 1, whose product MFPKKGPNPYGQPPQYGAQQPYGKIPGSGGYVTSAAAAGGTDGPQFGGNAAQGAVGQYGGPYAAVYGAQKVGGLAGKGPSSSGLPNLQAHQTSLSESSKFSSGAVGSSLGRPNDDYLASRAYVPKLEQYSMNYELERRMYGEQSANIGRRDGFNDLDRRYPDHIPGSHQIHDRVDQVSSTRHQQLLKTPLQPVSDIRQADYFAGRAGPVHQGSQEASAYGGVEADHHSLLILGSVPYGGQQQASILGGTQRTNMDSLVYGQGSSGSGYVMGLPPGHDYASGKNLLHASSESDYRDSILPRVHPSIPMVDEPTRDRVVFRRELDLRDEEHRRGLLWEREKEREWEREQELRYHEMERKQDREREHERLRERERERGLEQERVRLRERRENGRERDRKHVAIPRREHTPPRTPRERRRSSSVRSEKPLRRLSPRRDVLHRPRSPVKQLKREYICKVFPFRLVDAERDYLSLTKRYPRLVISPDVSKVVLNWPKGNLNLSMRTPVSLEHDIHEVDDKADERTVLSSEKSYSTGTPDTVWNVKVLLMSGMSNGAFADICSLRSAEERLAHWNNVLKFAVFKKDHALITIGGPWSAAIDGGDPLIDSSCLVRTAIRCTKELVQIDLSNCTHWNHFLEVHYNRIGKDGLFSHKEISVLFVPNLSECIPSVELWKKTWITYRNSKVDREKLAIKSENAPCDTKEQKEGADDGHMREGDICKDVTKIEKVDTKMDEQGKDGEAKFVENKGKPLDNAVEHNKKGGDIQGNTSGDASVHHAVEDKKPTRRKVIKKVIRKVVREKPTAETSIDKSSQVDKAVVAETTNKTVEEQVEQTTEDVSKKEDGTGINLQPETNKTGKKKVIRRIIKRKVPASGSKLIAPAVPAETSKQGGEVQQEKNDESLTDAGNSQIKLAERSNIAAEKISNPKKEEKADKAHLCTEDKKSNGDKVSEQEGVNGDVNKEGGNGTKDKAKDGKEKKINDLKKDPKQKSLNNDTKEKKKSDEPPKHPGFILQTKKSKESKLRPISLSLDGLLDYTTNDTEESVFELSLFAESFSEMLQFRMGCIILSFLEKLHKHFVTKKNRRKRTREDDLMKEGTKSSEKRSKTTDDAHIESTPNNISAPKNDKIMEDDKKKMSIDQIPLPATRDEPEAAEKMEDEDPDYEEDPEEVEIYEDDEDMDGDTAEQQDGNLNSREVKLEEVTKEDKVNQKAGKEIELENVACTDEKPVSRKVKPTIAEKGGLVEVGDRAAVSPKGDSAKHEVIDKDLLQAFRYFDKSRVGYIKAEDLRCIIHNLGKFLSNRDVKDLVETALAESNSARDNRVIYTKLVKIVDL is encoded by the exons ATGTTTCCGAAGAAAGGGCCCAATCCCTACGGCCAGCCGCCGCAGTATGGCGCGCAGCAACCGTACGGCAAAATT CCTGGTAGCGGCGGGTATGTGACATCTGCTGCAGCAGCTGGTGGCACAGATGGCCCTCAGTTTGGCGGCAATGCGGCACAGGGTGCTGTGGGGCAGTATGGAGGGCCTTACGCTGCGGTTTATGGCGCGCAGAAG GTTGGTGGACTTGCTGGCAAAGGTCCAAGTTCTTCTGGTCTTCCCAACCTGCAAGCTCATCAAACATCACTCTCTGAGTCATCAAAGTTCTCATCTGGAGCTGTAGGGTCCAGTCTGGGAAGGCCAAATGATGACTATCTAGCTTCTCGTGCATATGTGCCAAAGCTAGAGCAGTACAGTATGAATTATGAATTGGAGAGAAGGATGTACGGTGAACAGTCAGCTAATATTGGCAGGAGAGATGGCTTCAATGATTTGGATAGAAGATACCCCGATCATATTCCTGGAAGCCATCag ATTCACGACCGTGTGGATCAG GTTTCATCGACGCGACATCAGCAACTCCTAAAAACTCCACTGCAGCCTGTCTCTGACATACG ACAAGCCGATTACTTTGCAGGAAGGGCCGGTCCAGTCCATCAAGGTTCCCAGGAAGCTAGCGCATATGGAGGAGTTGAAGCCGATCATCACAGCTTGTTAATTCTTGGATCTGTTCCATATGGCGGCCAACAACAAGCTTCAATCTTGGGGGGGACCCAGAGGACAAACATGGACAGCCTTGTCTATGGACAAGGGTCATCGGGCAGTGGTTACGTGATGGGCCTACCCCCTGGACACGACTATGCTTCAGGGAAGAACTTGCTGCATGCATCTTCAGAGTCTGATTACCGAGATAGCATCTTACCTCGTGTACATCCAAGCATCCCCATGGTTGATGAGCCAACAAGAGACAGGGTTGTTTTTCGCCGTGAACTGGATCTAAGAGATGAGGAGCATAGAAGGGGCCTTTTGTGGgaaagagagaaggaaagggaatgGGAACGCGAACAAGAGCTACGATACCATGAAATGGAAAGAAAACAAGACAGGGAGCGGGAGCACGAACGTCTAAGAGAGCGTGAAAGGGAAAGGGGACTCGAACAAGAAAGAGTACGTCTTCGCGAGCGCCGGGAGAATGGGAGGGAGCGGGATAGGAAGCATGTGGCTATTCCAAGGCGGGAGCACACTCCTCCAAGGACACCTCGTGAAAGGCGGCGTTCTTCTTCTGTTAGATCTGAGAAGCCTTTGCGGCGGCTTTCGCCTCGACGTGATGTCCTGCATAG GCCTCGTTCACCTGTTAAACAACTAAAGAGAGAATATATTTGCAAG GTCTTTCCATTTCGCTTGGTGGATGCTGAGAGGGACTACTTATCTTTGACAAAGCGATATCCTAGACTAGTGATTTCTCCAGATGTTTCTAAG GTTGTCTTGAACTGGCCAAAAGGAAACCTTAATCTTTCAATGCGCACACCAGTCAG TTTGGAGCATGACATCCATGAAGTGGATGATAAGGCCGACGAAAGAACAGTTTTATCTTCAGAGAAATCGTACAGCACCGGCACTCCAGACACTGTTTGGAATGTAAAG GTTCTCTTGATGAGTGGTATGAGCAACGGTGCCTTCGCTGATATATGTTCATTGAGAAGTGCCGAGGAACGACTAGCGCACTGGAACAATGTCTTGAAATTTGCTGTATTTAAGAAGGATCATGCACTTATTACAATTGGAGGTCCTTGGAGTGCAGCAATAGATGGTGGAGATCCATTGATTGACTCTTCGTGCTTGGTGCGGACTGCTATCAG ATGCACTAAAGAACTGGTTCAGATTGATCTATCTAATTGCACACACTGGAATCATTTCCTCGAG GTCCATTACAACAGAATTGGCAAAGATGGACTCTTTAGTCATAAAGAGATTTCCGTACTGTTTGTGCCAAACCTGTCAGAATGCATACCTTCAGTAGAGTTATGGAAGAAAACCTGGATTACATACAGAAATTCAAAAGTAGACAGGGAGAAACTGGCTATAAAGAGTGAAAAT GCCCCTTGTGATACAAAGGAACAGAAGGAAGGAGCAGATGATGGTCATATGAGGGAGGGGGATATTTGCAAGGATGTTACCAAAATTGAGAAAGTTGATACTAAAATGGATGAGCAGGGCAAAGATGGGGAGGCAAAGTTTGTTGAGAATAAAGGGAAACCACTTGATAATGCTGTGGAACATAATAAGAAGGGTGGGGACATTCAAGGAAATACCTCAGGCGATGCCTCCGTTCACCATGCAGTTGAGGATAAAAAGCCCACACGAAGGAAAGTAATAAAGAAGGTTATCAGAAAAGTTGTTCGTGAAAAGCCAACTGCTGAAACTTCAATTGACAAATCATCTCAGGTGGACAAGGCTGTGGTGGCAGAAACCACAAACAAAACTGTGGAAGAGCAGGTTGAACAAACAACTGAGGATGTTAGTAAAAAAGAGGATGGAACTGGCATTAATCTGCAACCTGAGACCAATAAAACTGGGAAGAAGAAAGTAATTCGAAGGATTATTAAGAGAAAAGTTCCTGCTTCAGGATCCAAGTTGATTGCACCTGCTGTACCTGCAGAAACAAGTAAACAAGGAGGGGAAGTTCAACAAGAAAAGAATGATGAAAGCTTGACTGATGCTGGAAATTCTCAGATTAAGCTGGCAGAACGGTCTAACATTGCTGCTGAAAAGATTTCAAATCCGAAGAAAGAAGAAAAGGCAGATAAGGCACATCTATGTACCGAGGATAAAAAATCAAATGGAGATAAGGTTAGTGAACAGGAAGGTGTGAATGGAGATGTGAATAAAGAGGGGGGGAATGGAACGAAAGATAAGGCAAAGGATGGTAAAGAAAAAAAGATAAATGACCTGAAGAAGGATCCAAAGCAAAAGTCACTTAATAATGACACCAAAGAGAAGAAGAAATCTGACGAACCTCCTAAACATCCAGGATTCATTCTGCAGACAAAAAAGAGTAAAGAGTCTAAA CTCCGTCCAATATCCCTTTCATTGGATGGCCTACTAGACTATACAACCAATGACACAGAGGAATCTGTTTTTGAG CTTTCGCTGTTTGCTGAATCGTTCAGTGAAATGCTTCAATTCAGAATGGGCTGCATTATCCTGTCTTTTCTTGAG AAACTACACAAGCACTTCGTTACAAAGAAGAACCGACGTAAGCGAACAAGAGAGGATGATCTAATGAAGGAAGGCACAAAATCATCAGAAAAGAGATCAAAGACAACTGACGATGCTCACATTGAAAGTACCCCTAATAATATCAGTGCTCCAAAAAATGATAAAATAATGGAAGATGATAAGAAAAAGATGAGCATAGATCAGATACCTTTACCAGCTACTCGTGATGAACCTGAAGCAGCAGAGAAGATGGAGGATGAAGATCCTGACTACGAAGAAGATCCCGAGGAAGTAGAAATATATGAAGACGATGAGGACATGGATGGTGATACAGCTGAGCAACAG GACGGTAATTTGAACAGTAGAGAGGTCAAATTAGAAGAAGTAACAAAAGAAGATAAAGTGAACCAGAAAGCAGGGAAGGAGATCGAATTAGAAAATGTTGCCTGTACAGATGAAAAGCCTGTTTCGAGGAAGGTCAAGCCTACTATAGCAGAGAAAGGAGGTTTGGTAGAAGTTGGCGATAGGGCAGCTGTATCACCGAAAGGAGATTCAGCAAAACATGAAGTAATTGATAAGGACCTGTTGCAG GCTTTTCGCTACTTTGACAAGAGCAGAGTGGGCTATATCAAG GCAGAAGATCTAAGGTGCATTATTCACAACCTGGGGAAGTTCTTGTCTAATAGGGACGTGAAG GACTTGGTGGAGACTGCGCTTGCTGAGAGCAATTCGGCGAGGGATAACCGTGTTATCTATACAAAGCTTGTGAAGATAGTGGACCTCTGA